In one window of Bradyrhizobium sp. AZCC 1721 DNA:
- a CDS encoding right-handed parallel beta-helix repeat-containing protein has product MRLIAAEAAICRVMVCILLAVALQLVATPTAQGVSNAPCPRNAFAVEPGASIQAAVDRADRGATFCLKNGIHRMQAIRPKPGQSFQGEGQTVLNGSRLLTTFSLEEGYWVASGQVQVGRKHGECTKTVPACNLPEGLFIDDQPLVQVLTRESVEPGRFYFDHARSRIYFADDPTGRKVEATVAAFAFESRASNVVIRNVIIEKYASVAEKGAIQAQEAVEWIVENCDVRLNSGAGIAVGTGSRVRGSNIHHNGQIGITGAGRDVLIEGNQVWANNIRGFSSSWEAGGVKIALGDGVVFRGNHIHDNFGPGLWCDINCRNVVYENNIVERNHGAGIFHEISFNAVIRNNIVRHNGIANNGWFGGSGILVAASQDVEVYGNTLAVSPGRCGVMLIDQGRDDQVRTRSGPIYKTRNNSVRDNEMTFEGAACAGGASDVEPGHENFSIIMDGDNLFDGNVYRVPQTGGPARFVWGHEVLDWETLRGKGLEPKGRLVVY; this is encoded by the coding sequence ATGCGGTTGATTGCGGCCGAGGCCGCAATTTGCCGGGTGATGGTCTGCATCCTGCTTGCCGTGGCTCTACAACTGGTCGCGACACCCACCGCACAGGGGGTCAGCAACGCGCCCTGCCCCCGAAATGCGTTTGCCGTGGAGCCCGGTGCCTCGATCCAGGCCGCGGTCGACCGCGCCGACCGTGGCGCAACATTCTGCCTCAAGAATGGTATTCACCGGATGCAAGCTATTCGCCCCAAGCCGGGGCAGAGCTTCCAGGGCGAGGGCCAAACGGTTCTCAACGGCAGCCGCTTGCTCACAACCTTCAGCCTCGAGGAAGGGTACTGGGTGGCGAGTGGGCAAGTACAGGTTGGACGAAAACATGGGGAATGCACGAAAACGGTTCCGGCTTGTAACTTGCCTGAAGGTTTGTTCATCGATGACCAGCCTCTCGTCCAGGTGCTAACTAGGGAGAGCGTCGAGCCAGGCCGGTTCTATTTCGATCACGCTAGGTCCCGCATCTATTTCGCCGATGACCCGACGGGCCGCAAGGTCGAGGCCACGGTGGCCGCGTTCGCGTTCGAGAGCAGGGCGTCCAACGTGGTGATCAGGAACGTCATCATCGAGAAATATGCGAGCGTTGCTGAGAAGGGCGCGATTCAAGCCCAAGAAGCCGTTGAATGGATCGTCGAGAACTGCGACGTGCGGCTGAACAGCGGGGCTGGAATCGCGGTCGGTACTGGCAGTCGCGTACGCGGCTCCAACATTCATCACAATGGCCAGATCGGTATCACCGGCGCAGGCCGAGACGTCCTGATCGAGGGCAATCAGGTTTGGGCAAACAATATCCGCGGATTTTCGTCTTCGTGGGAAGCCGGTGGCGTGAAGATCGCCTTGGGTGATGGTGTCGTGTTTCGTGGCAATCACATCCATGACAACTTCGGTCCCGGCTTGTGGTGTGATATCAACTGCCGCAACGTAGTTTACGAGAATAATATCGTCGAGCGCAACCACGGCGCCGGTATTTTTCACGAAATCTCGTTCAACGCAGTCATTCGCAACAACATCGTCCGCCATAACGGCATCGCTAACAATGGCTGGTTCGGGGGCAGCGGCATTCTCGTTGCTGCATCGCAGGACGTGGAGGTATATGGCAACACACTGGCTGTCAGCCCAGGCAGATGCGGAGTCATGCTGATAGACCAAGGCCGCGATGACCAAGTTCGGACTCGCAGCGGTCCGATATACAAGACGCGCAACAACTCAGTCCGCGACAACGAGATGACTTTTGAGGGCGCCGCCTGTGCTGGAGGCGCGTCCGACGTCGAGCCGGGCCATGAAAACTTCTCCATCATCATGGACGGCGACAACCTGTTTGACGGGAATGTCTATCGTGTTCCGCAAACGGGCGGGCCGGCGCGCTTTGTGTGGGGACATGAGGTTCTCGACTGGGAGACGTTGCGCGGGAAAGGCCTGGAGCCGAAGGGGCGGCTGGTGGTCTATTGA
- a CDS encoding NAD-dependent epimerase/dehydratase family protein, producing MRKQATVLVTGAGGFIGHHLVKYLAKRGYVVRGVDIKGPEYERTEADEFVIADLRKPADCMRATKDIDEVYHLAADMGGIGYISSSHAEIAVNNTLINAHTLRAARENGVKRFLFSSSACIYPQYLQNKPDVVPLREEDAFPAQPEEGYGLEKLYMEKLCQYFTEDWGFSTRVLRFHNVYGPLGTYEGGREKAPAAICRKVSLLADHSEIEVWGDGKQTRSFMYIDDCVEGIYRIMQSDYSAPLNLGTDELVSVDDLVDIVCEIAGKTLVKRYDTSRPQGVRGRNSDNSRLRSVLGWEPKTPLRVGLIPTYRWIEACIRGQLGQPMVTAAE from the coding sequence ATGCGTAAACAAGCGACCGTGCTGGTGACTGGAGCGGGCGGATTTATTGGGCACCATCTCGTCAAGTACCTCGCCAAGCGTGGATACGTCGTGCGCGGTGTCGACATTAAGGGTCCGGAATACGAAAGAACGGAGGCTGACGAGTTTGTGATCGCAGACCTTCGGAAGCCTGCCGACTGCATGAGAGCGACCAAAGACATCGATGAGGTCTACCACCTTGCCGCCGACATGGGTGGTATCGGCTACATCAGCTCGTCTCATGCGGAGATTGCTGTCAACAATACGCTGATCAATGCGCATACGCTCCGCGCAGCCCGCGAGAACGGAGTGAAGCGGTTCCTATTCTCGTCATCAGCGTGCATTTATCCTCAATACCTTCAGAATAAGCCCGATGTCGTGCCCTTGCGCGAGGAAGACGCCTTTCCCGCGCAGCCCGAGGAGGGCTATGGGCTCGAAAAACTCTACATGGAGAAGCTCTGTCAGTACTTCACAGAGGACTGGGGCTTCTCGACACGAGTCCTCCGCTTCCATAATGTCTATGGGCCGCTCGGCACCTATGAGGGAGGCCGTGAGAAAGCTCCGGCCGCAATTTGCCGGAAAGTCTCGTTACTCGCGGATCACAGCGAGATCGAGGTCTGGGGCGACGGGAAGCAGACGCGATCGTTCATGTACATCGATGATTGCGTCGAAGGCATTTACCGCATCATGCAGTCCGACTATAGCGCGCCGCTCAATCTGGGAACCGATGAATTGGTCAGCGTCGACGATCTCGTCGACATCGTCTGCGAAATCGCGGGCAAGACGCTAGTCAAGCGGTACGACACCTCACGTCCACAAGGCGTACGCGGTCGCAACAGTGACAACTCGCGGCTGAGAAGTGTTCTCGGCTGGGAGCCGAAGACGCCGTTGCGAGTAGGGCTCATCCCGACTTATCGATGGATCGAAGCGTGCATACGAGGTCAACTGGGTCAGCCTATGGTGACTGCGGCCGAGTAG
- a CDS encoding exopolysaccharide biosynthesis polyprenyl glycosylphosphotransferase yields MAEVGAILPGSDAPKSRYRGWRRGDEGFANRFRKPVVVATLVFGDVVAAIAAMSLSRALIEMTGTQPPDPKHLLILLLILVFSCVRLYTGCGPSPYERLRLRAIGIMGLMAIELLVGLPDGQWGLLLVGFSEALCLLVFGHYVETMIRTLLIHLDLWGASVALVGCGDNSRKLAQLLVDQPSLGLRPIGFIETSRDRDLCNEALPFPLIGRIAELGRISPHVEFAIFVSADELSALTSDPQRWMSSCRFLLVEDVRDVQSLWLRTQMLGGAIGIEIRRDLCLWHNQVLKRVIDILLAIPIALLAWPIIVVLAFAVKLVDPGPAFYVQERIGRKSKTLRTLKLRTMYTDAEQRLEEHLRRDPRARAEWQGFFKLTHDPRILPIIGSFMRRTSLDELPQLWNVIRGDMSLVGPRPFPAYHMNSFDHEFRIIRVSVQPGITGMWQISSRSNGDLQVQKAQDLFYIRNWSIWLDIYILLQTVIVVLNGRGAK; encoded by the coding sequence ATGGCAGAAGTTGGGGCGATTCTTCCGGGGAGCGATGCGCCGAAGAGCCGTTATCGTGGCTGGCGTAGGGGCGATGAGGGATTTGCCAATCGATTTCGAAAGCCCGTTGTCGTCGCGACGTTGGTGTTCGGCGATGTAGTTGCCGCCATTGCCGCCATGTCCCTCAGTCGAGCGTTGATTGAGATGACTGGTACGCAACCGCCCGACCCCAAACACCTCCTGATACTCCTCCTCATTTTGGTGTTTTCTTGCGTTCGCCTATACACCGGATGTGGGCCTAGTCCCTATGAGCGTCTCCGGCTGCGCGCCATCGGTATCATGGGCCTGATGGCGATCGAATTGCTGGTCGGACTTCCGGATGGACAGTGGGGCCTGCTCCTTGTGGGATTTAGTGAAGCACTTTGTCTGCTGGTCTTCGGTCACTACGTCGAGACGATGATACGGACCCTATTGATCCATCTCGATCTGTGGGGAGCTTCGGTCGCCTTAGTCGGCTGTGGTGATAACAGTCGAAAATTGGCCCAGTTGCTCGTGGATCAGCCTTCCCTCGGCTTAAGGCCGATCGGATTCATCGAGACTTCTCGCGACAGAGATTTGTGCAACGAGGCGCTTCCGTTCCCGCTGATTGGGCGGATAGCGGAGCTGGGCCGAATAAGTCCTCATGTCGAATTCGCGATTTTCGTTTCTGCGGATGAACTCTCCGCGCTCACGTCTGACCCGCAGCGATGGATGTCATCTTGTCGCTTCCTGCTGGTCGAGGATGTGCGAGATGTACAGAGCTTGTGGCTGCGTACGCAGATGCTCGGTGGGGCAATCGGAATTGAGATCAGGCGCGACCTCTGTTTGTGGCACAATCAGGTACTTAAGCGAGTCATCGATATTCTTCTCGCGATTCCCATTGCGCTACTGGCGTGGCCGATCATCGTCGTTCTTGCGTTTGCCGTTAAGCTTGTCGATCCGGGCCCCGCGTTCTACGTTCAGGAGCGGATCGGGCGCAAGTCGAAGACGTTGCGAACTTTGAAGCTTCGCACGATGTATACTGACGCCGAACAACGGCTGGAGGAGCATCTGCGCCGCGATCCGCGGGCGCGCGCGGAATGGCAGGGCTTTTTCAAGCTCACGCACGACCCTCGGATACTGCCGATCATCGGAAGTTTCATGCGGCGCACCAGTCTTGATGAACTGCCGCAACTCTGGAACGTAATTCGTGGCGATATGAGTCTCGTCGGTCCGAGGCCGTTTCCCGCGTATCATATGAATAGCTTTGATCACGAGTTCCGAATCATTCGTGTCAGCGTTCAGCCCGGCATCACCGGTATGTGGCAGATCTCATCCCGGAGCAACGGCGATTTGCAGGTTCAGAAGGCGCAAGATCTCTTCTATATTCGAAACTGGTCCATCTGGCTTGATATCTACATTCTGCTGCAGACAGTGATTGTTGTTCTAAACGGTAGAGGCGCCAAGTGA